Proteins encoded in a region of the Mesoflavibacter profundi genome:
- a CDS encoding LytR/AlgR family response regulator transcription factor — protein sequence MKVIIIEDEKPSARRLQRMLSNLDVEAETLLHSVEESIDWFNNNVHPDLIFLDIQLSDGLSFEIFETIEINSAIIFTTAYDEYALQAFKLNSIDYLLKPIDVEDLEQAVQKYKSRLPQKTNLSIDFEDIKKLLVNPIDRTYKKRFSIKVGQHIKLINTDEIECFYSENKGTYLHTTDNRSYLLEHSLEALEDEIDPTQFFRVNRKFYVNIEAIKDIISYTNSRLQIKLKTYNESEVIVARERVKDFKEWLS from the coding sequence ATGAAAGTTATAATTATAGAAGATGAAAAACCATCTGCAAGACGATTGCAACGTATGTTATCTAATTTAGATGTAGAAGCAGAAACACTTTTACATTCTGTTGAAGAATCTATAGATTGGTTTAATAATAATGTACATCCAGATTTAATATTTTTAGACATACAATTAAGTGATGGTTTGTCGTTTGAAATTTTTGAAACTATAGAAATTAACTCGGCTATAATTTTTACCACCGCTTATGACGAGTATGCTTTGCAAGCTTTTAAATTAAACAGTATTGACTATTTACTTAAACCAATTGATGTTGAAGATTTAGAGCAAGCCGTACAAAAGTATAAATCGCGTTTACCACAAAAAACAAATCTATCTATAGATTTTGAAGACATAAAAAAACTATTAGTTAACCCAATAGATAGAACTTATAAAAAACGCTTTTCAATAAAAGTAGGTCAGCATATTAAATTAATTAATACAGACGAAATTGAATGTTTTTATAGCGAAAACAAAGGAACATATTTACACACAACAGATAATCGTAGTTATTTGTTAGAACACTCTTTAGAGGCATTAGAAGACGAAATAGATCCAACGCAATTCTTTAGAGTGAACAGAAAGTTTTACGTCAATATAGAAGCTATTAAAGATATTATAAGTTATACCAACTCTAGGTTACAAATAAAGTTAAAAACCTACAATGAAAGCGAAGTTATTGTAGCTAGAGAACGCGTTAAAGATTTTAAGGAATGGTTAAGTTAA
- a CDS encoding 2TM domain-containing protein, with the protein MKNTDIQPYNDNFSKQEFLKEEAYYRAKEKVKKIIGFYWHLAVYIVINVLIILVIVLNGGPLWHFGTLSTPLFWGVGLLFHFLGVFGPRVFFGKDWEQRKIKEFMDKEESMWE; encoded by the coding sequence ATGAAAAACACAGATATACAACCATACAATGATAACTTTTCAAAACAAGAGTTTTTAAAAGAAGAAGCCTATTATAGAGCTAAAGAAAAAGTAAAAAAAATAATAGGATTTTATTGGCACTTAGCAGTTTACATCGTAATTAATGTGTTGATTATTTTAGTAATAGTATTAAATGGCGGACCTTTATGGCACTTTGGTACATTATCTACACCATTATTTTGGGGCGTAGGTTTATTATTTCATTTTCTTGGTGTATTTGGACCTAGAGTGTTCTTCGGAAAAGATTGGGAACAAAGAAAAATTAAAGAGTTTATGGATAAAGAAGAATCTATGTGGGAATAG
- a CDS encoding NUDIX hydrolase, producing MNFNEFIIALPKIKNIPLPAEASQFKMAPPYRDKLIKQQKDNIKNARQSAVMALFYPDIKQLTKLVLILRKTYKGVHSAQVGFPGGKVEHEDQNLLQTALRETHEEVGVSPNVIEVYKELSQVYIPPSNFIVQPYLGIAKQTPKFIKQETEVEDVLEVYLADLLDDSNLTNKVVKTSYGVEVEVPAYLLNNHLVWGATAMMLAEVKDLLKQTLKL from the coding sequence ATGAATTTTAATGAATTTATCATAGCATTGCCAAAAATAAAAAATATCCCACTACCAGCCGAAGCTTCTCAGTTTAAAATGGCGCCACCATATCGTGATAAATTAATTAAGCAACAAAAAGATAACATAAAAAACGCCAGACAAAGTGCTGTAATGGCATTGTTTTATCCAGATATTAAGCAACTTACAAAGCTGGTTTTAATATTGCGTAAAACTTATAAAGGTGTACACTCGGCACAAGTAGGTTTTCCTGGAGGAAAAGTAGAACACGAAGATCAAAATCTTTTGCAAACAGCTTTAAGAGAAACCCATGAAGAAGTTGGCGTTTCACCTAATGTCATAGAAGTTTATAAAGAATTATCGCAAGTATACATTCCGCCAAGTAATTTTATAGTACAACCATATTTAGGTATAGCAAAGCAAACACCAAAATTTATTAAACAAGAAACAGAAGTAGAAGATGTACTAGAAGTTTATCTAGCCGATTTGTTAGACGATTCTAATCTTACTAATAAAGTTGTAAAAACCAGTTATGGTGTTGAGGTAGAGGTACCTGCATATTTATTAAATAATCATTTAGTTTGGGGCGCAACAGCTATGATGCTAGCCGAAGTCAAAGACTTGTTAAAACAAACGTTAAAACTTTAA
- a CDS encoding histidine kinase, with protein MLKFLKEIAKAFSIGVLIFMVRGIFMLANNTTVAFDKALALEFFYNQLFTVCLYLANAYFVSYMLGKYKQDLFKLNHLLVALISSICISLITIFLLRFLIIVYGFNQNTSLFFQNEKMVFYWMSLTISVVITAIFYTIYYIKSKQDTKVKEQKVIAGTASAKFDALKNQLDPHFLFNSLNVLTSLIEENPDKAQQFTTSLSKVYRYVLEQKNKELVTVDEELKFARTYMSLLKNRFEDSIVFEIPEQANNPESKVVPLSLQLLLENAVKHNVVTSSKPLHIKIYETNGNLVVENNLQPKQILKKSSGVGLANIRQRYQLLTSKKVIINQKANSFAVAIPMLTKQISVMRQTQLTQSKMHDSYTRARQHVEELKGFYFSLAAYCVVIPSLIFIWYKFTPFTIQWFWFPMFGWGFGLTVQAFRVFVNNGKFGRNWEKRKIEQFIREEEQENRWN; from the coding sequence ATGCTTAAATTTTTAAAAGAAATAGCTAAAGCCTTTTCTATAGGTGTATTAATTTTTATGGTAAGAGGTATTTTTATGCTTGCCAATAATACAACTGTAGCTTTTGATAAAGCATTGGCTTTAGAGTTTTTTTATAATCAATTGTTTACCGTGTGTTTATACTTGGCTAACGCTTATTTTGTAAGCTATATGTTGGGTAAATACAAGCAAGATTTATTTAAGCTTAATCACCTTTTAGTAGCATTAATATCTTCAATTTGTATATCATTAATCACTATTTTTTTACTAAGATTTTTAATAATCGTATATGGTTTTAATCAAAACACATCTTTATTTTTTCAAAACGAAAAAATGGTGTTTTATTGGATGTCTTTAACCATATCTGTAGTTATAACAGCTATTTTTTATACGATTTACTATATAAAATCTAAGCAAGATACTAAGGTAAAAGAGCAAAAAGTAATAGCAGGAACAGCAAGTGCGAAGTTTGATGCTTTAAAAAATCAATTAGATCCACATTTTTTATTTAATAGCTTAAATGTATTAACCAGTTTAATTGAAGAAAATCCAGACAAAGCACAACAATTTACAACTAGTTTATCAAAAGTATATCGCTATGTTTTAGAGCAAAAAAATAAAGAATTAGTAACTGTAGATGAAGAGTTAAAATTTGCAAGAACTTACATGTCTTTATTAAAAAACAGGTTTGAAGACAGTATAGTTTTTGAAATACCAGAACAAGCCAATAATCCAGAAAGTAAAGTTGTACCATTATCATTACAACTATTATTAGAAAACGCAGTAAAACACAATGTAGTAACAAGTAGCAAACCGTTACACATAAAAATTTATGAAACTAATGGTAATCTAGTTGTAGAAAACAATCTTCAACCTAAACAAATTTTAAAAAAGAGTAGTGGTGTAGGATTAGCAAATATTAGACAACGTTACCAGTTATTAACAAGCAAAAAAGTAATCATCAATCAAAAAGCAAACAGTTTTGCAGTAGCAATACCTATGCTAACAAAACAAATATCAGTTATGAGACAAACACAATTAACACAATCAAAAATGCACGATAGTTATACACGTGCAAGACAACATGTAGAAGAATTAAAAGGATTTTATTTTAGTCTAGCAGCCTATTGCGTAGTCATTCCTAGTTTAATATTTATATGGTACAAATTTACTCCATTTACAATCCAATGGTTTTGGTTCCCGATGTTTGGTTGGGGATTTGGTCTAACCGTACAAGCCTTTAGAGTATTTGTAAATAATGGCAAATTTGGACGCAATTGGGAAAAGCGTAAAATAGAACAATTTATTAGAGAAGAAGAACAAGAAAACCGTTGGAATTAA
- a CDS encoding lysozyme inhibitor LprI family protein has translation MKLFITAILFFTSFFSVSQTQQEMNITAKQAYIEADKTLNNVYQNILTEYKTDTAFIEKLKISQRLWIQFRDAELDMKFPKENKGYNYGSVYPMCVSYYLKSLTEQRTQTLKEWLTGIEEGDVCKGSVKLK, from the coding sequence ATGAAATTATTTATTACCGCCATCTTGTTTTTTACCTCATTTTTTAGTGTCTCACAAACACAACAAGAAATGAACATTACTGCTAAACAAGCGTATATAGAAGCAGATAAAACACTTAACAATGTATACCAAAATATTTTAACTGAATATAAAACAGATACAGCGTTTATTGAAAAACTTAAAATATCTCAAAGACTTTGGATACAATTTAGAGATGCAGAATTAGACATGAAATTTCCTAAGGAAAATAAAGGCTATAACTACGGTAGCGTCTACCCAATGTGTGTATCCTATTATTTAAAATCTTTAACAGAACAAAGAACACAAACCTTAAAGGAATGGCTTACTGGTATAGAAGAAGGTGATGTTTGTAAGGGTTCGGTTAAATTAAAATAG
- a CDS encoding lysophospholipid acyltransferase family protein, translating into MGLFKKNPFGHILFIKKWLIRILGLLTHRRYRGFNELQIEGSEIIRQIPDTNVLFISNHQTYFADVIAMFHVFNAALSNRQDNIKNVGYLWNPKLNMYYVAAKETMKSGLIPKIFAYTGSISIERTWRSKGQNVNRQVKMSDITNIKKALDDGWVVTFPQGTTTPFKPIRKGTAHIIKQYKPVVVPIVIDGFRRSFDKKGLRIKKKNVYQTFEIKETLQIDYENESIADIVEKIEYAIEQHPSFLKVIPEEELLAQEELNKQREFLS; encoded by the coding sequence ATGGGATTATTTAAAAAAAATCCTTTTGGACATATACTTTTTATAAAAAAATGGCTAATTAGAATCTTAGGTCTTTTAACGCATAGACGTTATAGAGGCTTTAACGAATTACAGATTGAAGGTTCAGAAATTATTAGACAAATACCTGATACTAACGTTTTATTTATTTCTAATCATCAAACATATTTTGCAGATGTAATTGCAATGTTTCATGTATTTAATGCCGCATTGTCTAACAGACAAGACAACATTAAAAATGTAGGTTACTTATGGAATCCTAAATTAAACATGTATTATGTTGCAGCAAAAGAAACCATGAAGTCTGGATTAATTCCTAAAATATTTGCCTATACAGGATCTATTAGTATAGAACGTACATGGAGAAGTAAAGGTCAAAATGTAAACAGACAAGTTAAAATGAGCGACATAACCAACATTAAAAAAGCATTAGACGATGGTTGGGTTGTAACATTTCCGCAAGGTACAACAACACCTTTTAAGCCTATTAGAAAAGGAACTGCTCATATTATCAAACAGTATAAACCTGTAGTTGTTCCTATAGTAATTGACGGTTTTAGAAGAAGTTTTGATAAAAAAGGATTAAGGATTAAGAAGAAAAACGTCTATCAAACTTTTGAAATTAAAGAGACTTTACAAATAGATTATGAAAATGAATCTATTGCAGATATTGTTGAAAAAATCGAATACGCTATAGAGCAACATCCTTCATTTTTAAAGGTAATTCCTGAAGAAGAATTATTAGCTCAAGAAGAGTTAAATAAACAAAGAGAGTTTTTAAGTTAA
- a CDS encoding RNA polymerase sigma factor: MDKPSEHKFVELLEQHQNIVHKVCRLYTNNYDAHNDLFQEITIQLWKAFPKFRGDSKFTTWMYRVGLNTAITLYRKSKRKIQTQEFDAVQFKISAEEYDSTEEEQLKLMYQAVHQLNDIEKALVFLYLEDKNYKEISDTLGISEVNARVKMNRVKTKLKTILNP; the protein is encoded by the coding sequence TTGGATAAACCATCAGAACATAAATTTGTCGAGCTTTTAGAGCAACATCAAAATATTGTGCATAAAGTATGTAGACTTTACACAAATAATTATGATGCGCATAATGATTTGTTTCAAGAAATAACAATTCAATTATGGAAAGCGTTCCCAAAATTTAGAGGCGACAGTAAGTTTACAACTTGGATGTATCGCGTAGGACTTAATACAGCTATAACATTGTACCGTAAGTCTAAACGTAAAATACAAACACAAGAGTTTGATGCCGTACAATTTAAAATTAGTGCAGAAGAATATGATAGTACAGAAGAAGAACAATTAAAACTAATGTATCAAGCTGTACACCAATTAAATGATATTGAAAAGGCACTTGTTTTTTTGTATCTGGAAGATAAAAATTACAAGGAAATTAGCGACACTTTAGGTATAAGCGAAGTTAATGCAAGAGTGAAAATGAATAGAGTAAAAACTAAGCTTAAAACTATTTTAAATCCGTAA
- a CDS encoding LETM1-related biofilm-associated protein, producing the protein MNPSATGWIKKLIKVLNPSQTLANTSIDNYYEAFRNCGFIYGSNVEIVAKLIENKDFETEEICKINLIIALLIVHENSTSKNDFFTDVNQFYNTLNEKKTSFIEILLGSGSKEDKVERLINKRVQIDDNLLNKSFNYFITNALLFIDVLAFKNYLNDLKITDDFLKNHEIIIESIVINTLNSKQNKTDYDKNLIDLFEQSARYEHEKVLSFDDAMSKIETEIFARYCLDLAAMATWTDATLDKSEANFLAQLGKQLNLNELHVNQAENSIAEFYVKYKEDVPLLGSKNIVKTFYDNSSNFVLKLIRRNGKRLTKELTESKELVLLLSQSTIRELNKEEQKKVQEQLLDIFKSIPSLAIFLLPGGALLLPLVVKFIPKLLPSAFDDNRIEDEEKKE; encoded by the coding sequence ATGAACCCATCGGCTACAGGTTGGATTAAAAAATTGATTAAGGTTTTAAACCCAAGTCAAACACTTGCTAACACCAGTATAGACAACTACTACGAAGCATTTAGAAATTGTGGTTTTATATACGGAAGCAATGTAGAAATTGTAGCAAAACTTATAGAAAATAAAGACTTTGAAACAGAAGAAATCTGTAAAATAAATCTAATTATTGCGTTGTTAATTGTACATGAAAATAGTACAAGTAAAAACGATTTTTTTACAGATGTAAACCAGTTTTACAATACTTTAAACGAAAAAAAAACATCGTTTATTGAAATACTTTTAGGTAGCGGAAGTAAAGAAGACAAAGTTGAACGCTTAATTAATAAACGCGTACAAATAGATGATAATTTACTTAACAAAAGCTTTAATTACTTTATAACTAATGCACTTTTATTTATAGATGTATTAGCGTTTAAAAATTATTTAAACGATTTAAAAATTACAGACGACTTCTTAAAAAATCACGAAATTATTATAGAAAGTATTGTAATTAACACGTTAAACTCTAAACAAAACAAAACAGATTACGATAAAAATTTAATTGATTTATTTGAACAATCTGCAAGATACGAACACGAAAAAGTACTTAGCTTTGACGATGCTATGTCTAAAATTGAAACCGAAATCTTTGCCCGATATTGTTTAGATCTTGCTGCTATGGCAACATGGACAGACGCTACTTTAGATAAAAGTGAAGCTAACTTTTTAGCACAACTTGGTAAGCAATTAAACTTAAACGAATTGCATGTAAATCAAGCCGAAAATAGTATTGCAGAGTTTTATGTAAAATATAAAGAAGATGTCCCTTTATTAGGCTCTAAAAACATAGTAAAAACATTTTATGACAACTCGTCTAATTTTGTTTTAAAACTAATAAGAAGAAACGGAAAACGATTAACTAAAGAGCTTACAGAAAGTAAAGAATTAGTTTTACTCTTATCACAATCTACCATTAGAGAATTAAATAAAGAGGAACAAAAAAAAGTACAAGAACAACTGTTGGATATTTTTAAATCTATACCAAGTCTAGCTATATTTTTATTACCTGGCGGCGCATTACTTTTACCATTAGTTGTAAAGTTTATACCTAAACTACTTCCAAGTGCTTTTGACGATAATCGTATTGAAGATGAAGAAAAAAAGGAATAG